Proteins from a single region of Xyrauchen texanus isolate HMW12.3.18 chromosome 7, RBS_HiC_50CHRs, whole genome shotgun sequence:
- the zglp1 gene encoding GATA-type zinc finger protein 1, whose translation MMSSNTRVPHESAEEQQQVTQSTILYLLQEATKLAPPADEEHFSSEHTDAHCGHDDLHKDSEFSGSFSVMRECEHSSAWEVMRLINQQCERLLQSSCDDDGDQVDLLLNTVMSSTPSSEAPFERNCPVASTRCIPPHVCFSPAVICSSDITDDLTDDENVKEPDDLADLIMRNAVDDISMTDDTSILHVASTEDRCSDWSQQVESVALSSETTADSGIRPLDFTSCLVSDVANVWLPLNVQRETSPSPSADLNNNLLESPIKEPQDVPSSSSSSSWGPCRRTQRKQPHPVRSPDPQDPDVQGVTFSMYPELDTSTHQCSLIITSNYSEEIRRLKSSRNRSLQTTQRSSSSEEESDSSGLIRGKICASCCTRKTPLWRDAEDGTPLCNACGIRYKKYRVRCRQCWNIPKKDANTNSKCLKCGDVLKMNVQHKSSGW comes from the exons ATGATGAGTTCCAACACGCGTGTTCCTCACGAGTCTGCAGAAGAGCAGCAGCAGGTCACGCAGTCCACAATCCTCTACCTGCTGCAGGAGGCCACCAAACTCGCTCCACCTGCAGACGAGGAGCACTTCAGTTCTGAACACACCGATGCTCACTGCGGCCACGATGACCTCCACAAAGACTCAGAGTTCTCCGGCTCTTTCTCTGTCATGCGCGAGTGTGAGCACAGCAGCGCATGGGAGGTGATGCGTCTGATAAACCAGCAGTGTGAACGGCTGCTACAGTCCAGCTGTGATGATGATGGAGATCAAGTGGATCTTCTCTTAAATACTGTGATGTCATCCACGCCGTCCTCAGAAGCTCCGTTTGAACGCAACTGTCCTGTAGCATCCACCCGCTGCATCCCACCTCATGTGTGTTTCTCACCTGCTGTGATCTGCAGCTCTGACATCACAGATGACCTCACAGATGATGAGAACGTGAAGGAACCCGATGATCTCGCGGATCTTATCATGAGAAACGCCGTTGATGACATCAGCATGACCGACGACACCTCCATCCTGCATGTCGCGTCCACAGAGGACCGTTGCTCTGATTGGTCACAGCAGGTTGAATCTGTTGCCCTGTCCTCAGAAACTACCGCTGACTCAGGGATCCGCCCCCTTGATTTCACTTCCTGTCTAGTGTCGGACGTTGCAAATGTGTGGCTTCCTCTGAACGTGCAGCGGGAAACGAGTCCATCGCCGTCAGCTGACCTCAATAATAATCTCCTAGAGAGTCCGATCAAAGAGCCGCAGGACGTcccgtcatcatcatcatcatcatcatggggTCCCTGCAGGCGAACACAGAGGAAACAGCCTCATCCTGTCCGGAGCCCCGACCCCCAGGATCCTGATGTTCAGGGGGTCACATTCAGCATGTATCCGGAATTGGACACGAGCACACACCAGTGCAGCCTGATCATCACCTCAAACTACAG TGAGGAGATCAGACGCTTGAAGAGCAGCAGGAACAGATCTCTACAGACCACTCAGAGGAGCAGCAGCTCGGAGGAGGAGAGCGACTCCAGTGGCCTGATCA GGGGTAAGATCTGTGCGTCCTGTTGTACGAGGAAGACTCCTCTGTGGAGAGATGCTGAAGATGGAACGCCCCTCTGTAATGCCTGTGGGATCAG GTATAAGAAATATCGTGTGCGATGTCGACAGTGCTGGAATATTCCGAAGAAGGACGCGAACACAAACTCCAAGTGTTTGAAATGTGGTGATGTCCTGAAGATGAACGTGCAGCACAAGTCCAGCGGCTGGTGA
- the fdx2 gene encoding ferredoxin-2, mitochondrial, which yields MAASAAVRAGVSFSQRFIRVSQADCSVCPLYRLNMCTGAMRAIDGFTAPNRRLRTTISVYQSESQSPVEDTHEHVVNVVYIDRSGQRIPVKAKVGDNVLYLAHKHGIDLEGACEASLACSTCHVYVKGEYYDKLPEPEEREDDMLDMAPMLQENSRLGCQIILTPEMDGIEVTLPKVTRNFYVDGHVPKPH from the exons ATGGCGGCGTCCGCGGCTGTCCGCGCTGGTGTGAGTTTCTCTCAGAGGTTCATCAGAGTTTCACAGGCAGACTGCAGCGTGTGTCCCTTATACCGCTTAAACATGTGCACCGGAGCCATGCGAGCAATCGACGGGTTCACAGCGCCGAACAGACGCCTGCGGACGACAATAA gTGTTTATCAGAGTGAGAGTCAGTCACCTGTGGAGGACACACACgagcatgt GGTTAATGTGGTGTATATCGACCGGTCAGGCCAGAGGATTCCAGTCAAAGCTAAAGTTGGTGATAATGTTCTTTATCTGGCACACAAGCATGGCATTGATCTGGAGG GGGCGTGTGAAGCGTCTCTCGCGTGCTCTACGTGTCACGTGTACGTCAAGGGGGAATACTACGACAAACTTCCAGAACCTGAAGAAAG GGAGGATGATATGCTGGACATGGCACCGATGCTGCAGGAGAATTCTCGTCTAGGTTGCCAGATCATTCTGACCCCTGAAATGGATGGGATCGAGGTGACACTTCCGAAGGTCACACGCAACTTCTACGTGGACGGTCACGTCCCCAAACCTCACTGA